CCTCTTCAGTCCTTCCCCCGAACTTCGTCTGAGAGAGCAGTTTATCAAAAAGTCTATTCCAGCTGCTAACTCCGGCAGGAGATATTTCTGCCAGGAGCTTCTCCTCAATCTCTGAAAGCTGATGGGGTTTGAATTTCCTGAGTTGTTCCAGATAATGACTGAATTTTTGAATTATTGGATCGTTAAGATATTTTTGAGCTATATCATCTTCCAGGGCCGCCCATTCCAGGTCAAAAAACAGGAGCTCTTTCTGGAACTGGCTGGCCTTTTCCTGGAAACACTGTAAGAATGCTCCAGCTTCAGCATTATCTGATTGAGTAACGAAATTAAGTTGTGCGAATGAGCCTATTCGTCCAACATTTTGGGATATCTCTTCCAATTGGACCATCGCATTGAAAAGGTCAGATGATATAAGTCCTTTTAATCTTCCTTTATAATTTGATGAAAATTCTGCGGCTTTTTTTTCAATTGACTCGATATCTTTGTTTAGATTCTCATCGTGGATATCTCGATAAAAGTGAGTCAGATCCCAGATTATGTCTTCACTACCAAAATGGTCTTTCATACTAATACATAATTGATTTTATGACTATTAATTGTGTTTATGAATTCAGAAGTCTGATAATCAATTAAATTCTGAAACAACTATATCTGCAAGTATATGAAGCTCTATGGATGTTAAAATACCTAGCATAAAGGGTACAATAAGTTCAACCGGAACAAGTTCAAATTCAAATCCTGCCAGAACCATCAAAGGAACAAATATCAGGCTAAAATTTGAAATGATAATCAAGGGGCCAAAGACAGGATGGTGAGATAGTCCTCTATGTTTGAATAGAACCTTATACGGCCACCACAGGAACTTGAATGGACCCCATCTTTTATATGGAGCGCTCTGGATATCCAGGTCTGGACTCAGGAAAAATGTACCGAATAGATAGAAAATTGAGAATATCAAGACAGATTGAAAATTAATATATTCTGCAAACAAATCAACATCATATCTTTTGAATAAGGCAAAAAATCCTGAAAGGAGGACGATCAATACAGTAATATTGATTTTATTGTGGTTTTTTCCGTCGGGCATTGAAGATTTCAATTTATTTCATTTGATTTATTTGTTTAGTTTTATGTTAATTGGCATATTTAGAAAACATAAGCAGTAAGCTTTTCAGATTCCTTAACCGACTACGCATGAATTTATATCTAATGTAAATACAAATATCAATTGAAATGTGGATAGACGCTCTGTACTCTGCTTTTAATTATCTTCTCAAGATAATCCCACCTACTGTTCTGGGTATCTTTATAATGGAATGGCTGGTTGAGGCGGGCTGGATTAATAAATTGGGATTTATCACAGCACCTTTTATGCGGTTCGCTCATCTCAGGGAAGAGATCGGTGTGAGTTTTTTAGCTTCATTTGGTTCACCTACGGCAGGCAATTCCATGGTGGCCCAGATGTATAACAATAAAATAATTGAAAGGAGGGAAACTATTATAGCGTCGCTTATTAATTCCTTTCCTTCAACTATTGTAATTTTAAGGAATTTGCTACCTATTCTAATAGTCCTGTTAGGTTCTACAGGTCTGATATATCTGGGTGTGGTAGTATTTGTGGGATTATTGAAAACAATGATTACATTAATAGCAGGACGGTTCCTGCTCCCGCCAAAAGGTTCATGTGTAGTTGGGTGTGAGAAAGTTGAAAGCCCGGGACTGAAAAAAAGCTTCAACAATGCTGTTAGGGCATCGGTTAAACCGCTAAAGAGGATCATCCTGACCATGATATTGGTATCGATTATTGTATTTCAGCTCATTGAAATCGGATTCTTTGATACCATATCCAGTTATTTGAACAGCTCAATTATTACAAATTATATTCCTCCTGAAGGATTACCCGTAATTGCAGGATGGTTTGCCAGTAACATCGCAGCTTATACCATAGCAGGCAACCTTTTAACAAAAGAGATATTAACTCCAAAACAGATTGTTATTACACTTCTTGTTGGAAGAATATTGTCAAGTGTAGTCAGGATGAGATCTTCAATACCTTTCTATGTGGGGATATTTAAAACAGACCTCGGTGTTACCATAATGCTGTTATCATTGGTAATGCAGACCATTATCATGATCTCAGTGACTATAATACTGGCGCTTATGTGGATAGAATGAATAAAATAACGAGCGGGGCAGGATGGGTGGAGGGATGTATGGGTGGATTAAAAACGGATTTCCCCGCTCAATAATTAATATATGCAGTTATAATATAAATAACTTGCCAATAATAATACCATTACTTTCGAAATAATTTATCATTCATATTCAATTCAATTGTCCCCCTAAACTCTTGAATTTTTATCGACACTTAATATTTATATAATATAAACTGGAGATAGGCAGAAACTTGCCTAATATATAGTATTAATATTTAACCAAATTATAAGGTGAAAACATGACGATCAAACCTTCACAGCTTCTGGAAGATATGGGATATAGCATACAGACATGTATGCAGTGCGGTACCTGCACGGGCGGCTGTCCCTCAGGCACATATACAGGTATGAACACCCGCCGTATTGTGCAATCAGCACGCAGGGACAAGGATGTATTGAATGATGATGACCTGTGGATGTGCACGACCTGCTATGCCTGCCAGGAACGCTGCCCCGGGGGTATCCGGATCGTGGACGCCATCCTGGCACTGAGGACAGAAGCGGTTCATAACGGTATCATGCTGCCTGCACACCGTAAAATTGCTCAGGCAGTAATTTCCAAAGGCCATGCCGTTCCCATCAATGATAATGCAAGGGAGCAGCGAAAGCAATTAGGTCTGGATGAACTGCCTGCAAATGTGCACAAATTTCCAGATTCCCTGGAGCAGGTGAAGAAGCTTTTAGAATCCACTGGATTTGTTGAACTTATATCAGAGGAGGATTCCAATTGAATAGTGTTTCTATATTTTTGGGGTGCATTGTACCCAACCGCTATCCTGGTATCGAGAAAGCCACCAAGCTCGTACTGGATGAGCTGGGAGTTGACTGGGCTGACCTGGAAGGAGCTTCCTGCTGCCCCGCTCCCGGAGTATTCAGGAGTTTTGATAAGTCCTCATGGCTGGCACTGGCATCAAGGAACATCGCATTATCAGAAGCAATGGAGAGTGACGTGCTTACCGTATGCAACGGCTGTTACGGCTCATTAAGTGATGCAAACCATGAAATGAAGAATGACCCAAAACTGGCAAAAGAGACTAACAAACACCTTGAGAGTATTGAAATGACTTTCAAAGGTACCTCTGATGTCAGACATATAGTTGAATTCTTATCAAAGGAAATCGGAATAGAAGGGATCAAGGAAAAAGTGAAACAGCCTCTGGATCTGAAAGTTGCTGTTCATTACGGCTGTCATTTGATCAAACCCTCAAAAGAGCGGGAACTGGATTCAGTGGAAAAACCCTCCTTTTTTGATGAACTTGTCGAGGCAACCGGAGCTACAAGCATAGATTATGCCGACAAGATGGCCTGCTGTGGAGCGGGTGGCGGTTTGCGCTCTGCCTTGCTTGACAAGTCACTGGACATTGCTGAACATAAATTCCAGAACATTACAGAAGCTGGTGCCGATCTTATTGTGAACGCATGCCCATTCTGCCATCTCCAGCTGGACTTCGGGCAGATAGAAGTGAAGGACAAAAATGGTAATGAATATAATATTCCTGTACTGCATTATACTCAGCTTCTAGCACTGGCACTGGGTTATTCCCAGGAGGATGTGGGTTTAGACATGAATTTTATTAAAGCCGGGAATATACTGGAGGTGATGGCATGAGTGAGAAAATCGGTGTGTATCTATGCAGATGCGGTGGTAATATTGGCGATGTGGTAGATGTCCAGTCCATTGCCGACGAAGTTGTATCACTGCCAGCCGTAACTGAGGTCAATATCCAGGACTACCTGTGCAGCAGTGCCGGTCAGGGCCATATCAAGCAGGATATATTGGATAGTAAGGTGGACAGGGTGGCTATTGGTTCATGTTCTCCAAAACAGCACCTTGAAACTTTCAGGTCTATGGCTGCCAGTGCCGGTCTTAATCCTCTGATGCTTGAGATCACTAATCTGAGGGAGCAGTGCAGCTGGGTTCATCCGGATGAGGAAGATGCCACCCGCAAGGCCTGGGGACTGATCCTTGGTGCTGTGAACCGGATGAAAACACTGGAATCCCTGGATAGTATAAAGAAGGACCTTGTTGATAAGGTACTGGTGGTTGGGGGCGGCATTGCCGGTATTACCACAGCACTGGAACTTGCTGACGACCACGAAGTGATCATGATAGAAAAGGAGCCTTATATCGGGGGCCACATGATAGGGCTGTCCATAACCATCCCAATATCACCATGCTCACATCCACTGAACTGGAGAGCGTGGAAGGAAATGTAGGGGATTACAACATCACATTAAGCCAAAAACCCAGATACGTGGATATGGAGCTGTGCACATCTTGCGGCCGATGTGCTGCAAAATGCAGCAAAGATGCCATCAATCTGCCCTTTGCCCAGGCTATTCCACAGGCATATATTATAGATAAGGAGAAATGTATTGACTGCAAAGCGTGTATTAAAGCCTGTCCCGCCGATGCCATAAAGTTAGAGGACGAGGGTCAGAAGATCGATATCAATGTGGGAAGCGTGGTCATTGCCACAGGATTCAAAACCTTTGATCCTGCCAGGATCGAAGAATACAACTACTGGCATCCTGATGTGATCACTGCCGTCGAGTTCGAGGAGATGTTGTCCGCCAAAAGCAAGACCGGTATGCGTCTCATGAAATCAAACGGTGAAATGCCTGATAAAGTGGCCTTTATAATGTGTGTGGGTAGCCGGGATTTCAATCGATATAACAAACACTGCAGCAGGGTGTGCTGCCTGTATGGCCAGAAACAGGCCCAGCTGGTCAAGAAGATGAACAAGGACACTGATGTCACCATATTTTATATCGATATGCGTTCTGCCGGCAGGCGGATGGAAGAGCTGCATGAGCATACCCAGGAAAAGGGCATACATTTTATCAGGGGCAGACCAATTGAGCAGGATGCTGAATATCCCACTGGGAGAAGACGGATTTATTGAAGAGAAGCATGTAAAGATCGACCCTGTCAGTTCATTGAACCCCAGCGTGTTTGTTGCAGGCTGCGCAGTTGGGCCTAAGGACATCCATGATTCAGTTACCGAAGGCATCAGTGCGGCCCATAAAGTGGGGCAGTTTCTGGGTAAGGGAGAGATCAGTATTTCCCCTGAAAAACCGATGATATCAGATGCCTGCCAGCAGTGCCACACCTGTATCATTGAATGCCTTTATGATGCATTATCTGGCGAAGATGTCCCTGTTCTGGAAGCACTTTCATGTACCGGTTGCGGTATATGTGCAGCTGTTTGTCCGTCAGGTGCGTTAGAGATCCAGAATTACAGGTATGATCAGCTCAAGTCCCAGATTGAAGGGATACTGACAGCCGGACCTGGAGTAATTGTATTTATTGACGGGGCAGCTTATGCAGCCGCTGATCTGGCTGGTGTGAACAGGAAGGAATACTCGCCCCTTGTAAGATTTGTACAGGTACCCAGCATCCATATCGTGAACGCTGACCTGGCTAACAGTGCACTGGAAAAAGGAGCCATTGGTATCATGCTTATCGAAGGTACAACCGATGATAAACTCACAGAACGGTCTAAGGATCTGTACAATATCCTGAAGAAAGAAACCAGGTCCCATAAAAAACCTATACGGTATTCACATATCGAGACTGTCCAGTATGAGAAGTTAATGAACTTGTTGAATGTATTTACTGATCAGGCCAGATAAAAAGGTCAAATGAACAGATATATGGGACCAAAATTGTTCGCAAACATCCGAAAATTGTGGAATATTTTTATAAGATATGCATTAAATTTATATAATATAAAGTACTTCGTATCTTGCCGACTGTCGGCAACCTTCGGAGGTCGATGTCGACAAACAGTCAAATCCTTACATCGGCAAAATCCAGTTACCACAAAATTTGGAGCTAAATAATCATGTCTCATTATGCATTGTTTCTCGGCTGTACTATACCTGCTCGATTTCCATTCATGGAGAAATCCATACGAATGGTCCTGTCCGAGCTTAGAGTCCAGACCACAGACCTGGCAGGTACTACCTGCTGTCCCACTAAATCAATTGCAAAGGTAATAGGTAATGATCAATGGTATGTCACAGCAGCACGTAACCTGGCGCTGGCTGAAGCTGCCGGTGTGGATATACTTACTCCATGTAATGGATGTTTCAGCAGCTTAAAAGCCGTCGTCACTGATCTGAACATGAATCTGCATTTACGCAAATCAGTAAACCAGGAACTTGCCAAACTAGGTCTTGAATATACAGGTGCAATAACTGTTAAACACCTTGTACAGGTCCTGTTTGACGAGGTTTCAGCGGCTGAGATAAAAAAACGGATCGTAAAACCCTTAACAGGTATGAAGATCGCAGTGCATTATGGCTGCCATATGGTAAGACCAAGCAGTGCCATCCATTTTGATGATCCAAACCGCCCTACCAAGTTCGATCGATTGGTGGAAGCAACTGGTGCTGAAAGTGTTGACTATACAACCAAGATGATGTGTTGTGGGAACGACCTGAACACCGCTGACGAGCCAGATGTTGCCATCGCCATGTCCAGGGAGAAGCTGCTGGAAACCCAGAAAATAGCTGATGCCATGACCATGGTATGCCCTGCTTGTTTCAGCCAGTACGACAGCAAGCAGTACCTGATGCAGAAGAGCGGGGAACATATCGATATGCCTGTTGTTTATCTGACTGAATTAATAGGTCTCGCTTTTGGCTTTTCTCCTGAGGAGATGGGCATGAACATGCACAGGGTAGATACTGGGCAGTTCCTTGAGAAATGGGAACAAAGGACTTCGTATCTGGAGAAGGTACGGCAGAACTTCGACCTTGATATGCTTGATAGATGTCACCAGTGTGGTGCATGTATGGACGACTGTCCTGTGGTCAAGATCAACCCGGATTTCGATCCGAACTGGCTTATTGGTGAGATCCTGAACGGGAACATGGAAGATGTGCTCTCTGGTCCGGATGTCTGGCGTTGTGTTAGTTGTTATACATGTTATGAACTGTGTCCCCAGAAGTTCGGGATGAACAAGGTGTTCGAGACATTAAAACACCTGGCCTTTACCATGGACATCACACCTGAAGGAATGGGTGGAGGCATTAAGATGTTATTGGAGACCGGCCGGTTAGGAGAACCCACGGCCATGAGAAAGAAATTAAAATTACCAGACCTTCCGGAAAGCGGGAGTGATGACTTGAAAAAATTATTACATACAGATAAGGAAAGTGAGAGCGAATGAGATGCAATATGCGAATACCGAGCGGATGTGCGATCTCCGGATTGATGAGTGAAAGCGGAGGGAGAATAGACGGCTCAGTGGTAATAAAATCCATTGCTTTGATGCATGACAGGTCCAACGGACTTGGCGGAGGATTTGCAGCCTATGGAATATATCCCAGACGTTCAGACCAGTATGCATTCCATATGATCTTCGATGATGCTCCGTCCAAAGAACGGTTCGAGGAATATCTTAAGGAGCACTTCATTATCGATAAGGACGAGATCATACCAACCAGGCCTGGTGGTGATATTACCAACCCGCCGTTGTTATGGAGATATTTCCTGGATATTGAAGAGAAGAAAATGGAATTCGTATCAGACAGGGAATATGTAGTGGAAAAGGTCATGGAGATCAATTCCAAGATTGATGGTGCATTTGTTTCCTCTTCGGGAAAGAACATGGGGGCCTTCAAAGGTGTAGGGTACCCTGAGGATATTGGTAATTTCTTTAAACTTGATGAATACAAGGGCTATATCTGGACCTCTCACGGTCGGTTCCCTACCAACACCCCGGGCTGGTGGGGTGGTGCACATCCGTTCTCTCTACTTGATTGGAGTATAGTGCATAACGGGGAGATATCCTCTTATGGTATCAATAAACGATACCTTGAGATGTTCGGATACAACCTGGCACTTCGAACAGATACGGAAGTAGTAGCATACTTATTCGATCTGCTGGTACGCAGGCATAAGCTGCCTTTGGAACTTGCAGTTAAGGCACTGTCTGCACCTTTCTGGAAGAATATCGACAGGATGGATCCCCAGACCAGGGAGGTCATGGAAGCTATCAGAATGGTCTATGGTGGCGGATTGCTTAATGGTCCATTCAGTATCATCCTGGGACATAACAGGGGCATGGTAGGTCTCAACGACAGGATAAAGCTTAGACCAATGACATGCGCGCGAAAAGACGATATGCTGTATATGGCATCTGAGGAGAGTGCTATTCGAGAAATACAACCAGATCTGGATAGGGTGTGGAGCCCGAAAGCAGGTGAAGCTGTAATAGGAAACCTAAATGGGGAGGTGGAATAAATGGCAGTTGAATTATCACCGGTATCACAGATACCAGCAGAATTCAGAGTGAAAGTGGATCATGATAGATGCAGGCGGTGCAAGCGCTGCGTTTTGAATTGCAGCTTCAGTGCAATAGAATTCAAGGATAAGGTCACACCTGATCACAGAAAGTGTGTGGCCTGCCATAGATGTGCTACGTTCTGTCCTGAAAGTGCTATCACAATCGAAGAAAACCCAATGGCATACAAGGATAACGCCAACTGGACGGCACGGATAAGGCAGAATACCCTGAAACAGGCCGAGACCGGAGGCATCATATTAACAGGTATGGGTAACCCCAAGCCATACCCCATAATATGGGACCATCTGGTCATTGACGCATGCCAGGTCACCAATCCATCCATTGATCCACTGAGAGAACCCATGGAACTTCGGACATACCTGGGAAGTAAACCCAATTATCTGGAGTTCGAGAACGATGAGAATGGGAAGATCAAATTAAAGACACAATTGGCACCACAGATCAAGCTGGACATCCCTGTTATATTTGCTGCCATGAGCTATGGGGCAGTGAGCCATAACGTGCATAAGTCCCTGGCTATTGCCGCTAATAAGATGGGTACGTTGATGAATACAGGTGAAGGTGGATTGCATGAAGACCTGTATCCATATTCAGGCCGCATTATCGTACAGGTAGCTTCGGGCAGGTTCGGAGTGCACAACCAGTACCTTGCCAACAGCGCGGCCGTGGAGATCAAGATAGGACAGGGTGCCAAGCCCGGGATCGGAGGTCACCTGCCTGGTGAAAAAGTCGGTCAGGAGATTTCAAAGACCAGGATGATACCAGTGGGTACTGATGCACTATCCCCGGCACCTCACCATGATATTTACAGTATAGAGGACCTGTCCCAGCTGATCT
The sequence above is a segment of the Methanosarcinales archaeon genome. Coding sequences within it:
- a CDS encoding oligoendopeptidase F — protein: MKDHFGSEDIIWDLTHFYRDIHDENLNKDIESIEKKAAEFSSNYKGRLKGLISSDLFNAMVQLEEISQNVGRIGSFAQLNFVTQSDNAEAGAFLQCFQEKASQFQKELLFFDLEWAALEDDIAQKYLNDPIIQKFSHYLEQLRKFKPHQLSEIEEKLLAEISPAGVSSWNRLFDKLLSQTKFGGRTEEEVLSDLYNPERRVRSIASNDFTAGLSSQLHILTHIFNTILADKMIKDRLRKFP
- a CDS encoding metal-binding protein — translated: MPDGKNHNKINITVLIVLLSGFFALFKRYDVDLFAEYINFQSVLIFSIFYLFGTFFLSPDLDIQSAPYKRWGPFKFLWWPYKVLFKHRGLSHHPVFGPLIIISNFSLIFVPLMVLAGFEFELVPVELIVPFMLGILTSIELHILADIVVSEFN
- a CDS encoding nucleoside recognition protein; this translates as MWIDALYSAFNYLLKIIPPTVLGIFIMEWLVEAGWINKLGFITAPFMRFAHLREEIGVSFLASFGSPTAGNSMVAQMYNNKIIERRETIIASLINSFPSTIVILRNLLPILIVLLGSTGLIYLGVVVFVGLLKTMITLIAGRFLLPPKGSCVVGCEKVESPGLKKSFNNAVRASVKPLKRIILTMILVSIIVFQLIEIGFFDTISSYLNSSIITNYIPPEGLPVIAGWFASNIAAYTIAGNLLTKEILTPKQIVITLLVGRILSSVVRMRSSIPFYVGIFKTDLGVTIMLLSLVMQTIIMISVTIILALMWIE
- the hdrC gene encoding CoB--CoM heterodisulfide reductase subunit C; amino-acid sequence: MTIKPSQLLEDMGYSIQTCMQCGTCTGGCPSGTYTGMNTRRIVQSARRDKDVLNDDDLWMCTTCYACQERCPGGIRIVDAILALRTEAVHNGIMLPAHRKIAQAVISKGHAVPINDNAREQRKQLGLDELPANVHKFPDSLEQVKKLLESTGFVELISEEDSN
- the hdrB gene encoding CoB--CoM heterodisulfide reductase subunit B, which translates into the protein MNSVSIFLGCIVPNRYPGIEKATKLVLDELGVDWADLEGASCCPAPGVFRSFDKSSWLALASRNIALSEAMESDVLTVCNGCYGSLSDANHEMKNDPKLAKETNKHLESIEMTFKGTSDVRHIVEFLSKEIGIEGIKEKVKQPLDLKVAVHYGCHLIKPSKERELDSVEKPSFFDELVEATGATSIDYADKMACCGAGGGLRSALLDKSLDIAEHKFQNITEAGADLIVNACPFCHLQLDFGQIEVKDKNGNEYNIPVLHYTQLLALALGYSQEDVGLDMNFIKAGNILEVMA
- a CDS encoding CoB--CoM heterodisulfide reductase iron-sulfur subunit A family protein, which encodes MSEKIGVYLCRCGGNIGDVVDVQSIADEVVSLPAVTEVNIQDYLCSSAGQGHIKQDILDSKVDRVAIGSCSPKQHLETFRSMAASAGLNPLMLEITNLREQCSWVHPDEEDATRKAWGLILGAVNRMKTLESLDSIKKDLVDKVLVVGGGIAGITTALELADDHEVIMIEKEPYIGGHMIGLSITIPISPCSHPLNWRAWKEM
- a CDS encoding CoB--CoM heterodisulfide reductase iron-sulfur subunit A family protein; the protein is MLTSTELESVEGNVGDYNITLSQKPRYVDMELCTSCGRCAAKCSKDAINLPFAQAIPQAYIIDKEKCIDCKACIKACPADAIKLEDEGQKIDINVGSVVIATGFKTFDPARIEEYNYWHPDVITAVEFEEMLSAKSKTGMRLMKSNGEMPDKVAFIMCVGSRDFNRYNKHCSRVCCLYGQKQAQLVKKMNKDTDVTIFYIDMRSAGRRMEELHEHTQEKGIHFIRGRPIEQDAEYPTGRRRIY
- a CDS encoding hydrogenase iron-sulfur subunit, which translates into the protein MLNIPLGEDGFIEEKHVKIDPVSSLNPSVFVAGCAVGPKDIHDSVTEGISAAHKVGQFLGKGEISISPEKPMISDACQQCHTCIIECLYDALSGEDVPVLEALSCTGCGICAAVCPSGALEIQNYRYDQLKSQIEGILTAGPGVIVFIDGAAYAAADLAGVNRKEYSPLVRFVQVPSIHIVNADLANSALEKGAIGIMLIEGTTDDKLTERSKDLYNILKKETRSHKKPIRYSHIETVQYEKLMNLLNVFTDQAR
- a CDS encoding 4Fe-4S dicluster domain-containing protein, producing MSHYALFLGCTIPARFPFMEKSIRMVLSELRVQTTDLAGTTCCPTKSIAKVIGNDQWYVTAARNLALAEAAGVDILTPCNGCFSSLKAVVTDLNMNLHLRKSVNQELAKLGLEYTGAITVKHLVQVLFDEVSAAEIKKRIVKPLTGMKIAVHYGCHMVRPSSAIHFDDPNRPTKFDRLVEATGAESVDYTTKMMCCGNDLNTADEPDVAIAMSREKLLETQKIADAMTMVCPACFSQYDSKQYLMQKSGEHIDMPVVYLTELIGLAFGFSPEEMGMNMHRVDTGQFLEKWEQRTSYLEKVRQNFDLDMLDRCHQCGACMDDCPVVKINPDFDPNWLIGEILNGNMEDVLSGPDVWRCVSCYTCYELCPQKFGMNKVFETLKHLAFTMDITPEGMGGGIKMLLETGRLGEPTAMRKKLKLPDLPESGSDDLKKLLHTDKESESE
- a CDS encoding glutamine amidotransferase family protein; its protein translation is MRCNMRIPSGCAISGLMSESGGRIDGSVVIKSIALMHDRSNGLGGGFAAYGIYPRRSDQYAFHMIFDDAPSKERFEEYLKEHFIIDKDEIIPTRPGGDITNPPLLWRYFLDIEEKKMEFVSDREYVVEKVMEINSKIDGAFVSSSGKNMGAFKGVGYPEDIGNFFKLDEYKGYIWTSHGRFPTNTPGWWGGAHPFSLLDWSIVHNGEISSYGINKRYLEMFGYNLALRTDTEVVAYLFDLLVRRHKLPLELAVKALSAPFWKNIDRMDPQTREVMEAIRMVYGGGLLNGPFSIILGHNRGMVGLNDRIKLRPMTCARKDDMLYMASEESAIREIQPDLDRVWSPKAGEAVIGNLNGEVE
- a CDS encoding alpha-hydroxy-acid oxidizing protein encodes the protein MAVELSPVSQIPAEFRVKVDHDRCRRCKRCVLNCSFSAIEFKDKVTPDHRKCVACHRCATFCPESAITIEENPMAYKDNANWTARIRQNTLKQAETGGIILTGMGNPKPYPIIWDHLVIDACQVTNPSIDPLREPMELRTYLGSKPNYLEFENDENGKIKLKTQLAPQIKLDIPVIFAAMSYGAVSHNVHKSLAIAANKMGTLMNTGEGGLHEDLYPYSGRIIVQVASGRFGVHNQYLANSAAVEIKIGQGAKPGIGGHLPGEKVGQEISKTRMIPVGTDALSPAPHHDIYSIEDLSQLIYAIKEATDYKKPVSVKIAAVHNVAAIASGIVRAGADIVTIDGFRGGTGATPAIIRDNVGIPIELALAAVDQRLRDEGIRNQASLICAGSIREAADVAKAIALGADACVIGTAALVSLGCRVCQKCYTGNCAWGIATQRPELTRRLNPDVGSQRLCNLLTAWGHELQEVLGSLGVNSIESLRGSRERLRGVGLDKETLDILGVKPAGVGM